The nucleotide window aaaaaatcaagtgaaaatccattagatattatttcattttaatttttttattaaataaaaaaattgagttgacTCCAATTCTAAATTATGAGTTGATATTTACTTCCGTTGAACTTGAATCcgattatttatgaatttttttttaatttttatgttataattcTTTAGAATGtgaatatttgtgatttttaatgatatatatttttttttttaaaaaaaacaaccttagTATTCTAGATTGGAGGCGGTACAGACAAAAGTCATCCCGTTCGGATTCATCGCCATACGATGACAACAAATCAACATGAAAATTAAGGGACTGATTTGAAAGTTAAGGAAAGTAAAGGGGTACTAAAACCAAAATATTCAGACAAAATAAGAAccaggggtttagggttttgtatCCTCTGTATCTCCCTCTCTCCCTGTCTCTGTTTTTATTGACAAGTGAAACTGAATATTGCAAAACAATGCCGCGAACTACGACACTAGAGTGCCCAGGTTGCCCTCCACTTCGAGCTCTAACTTTTGATTCTCTAGGTCTTATCAAAGGTAAATACATTATCAATTCTCTTTAACAACCCAATGAAGCAAATCGCTGTTTGCgtttcttattgttttgatatttggttTTGATTGTAGTGATTGAGTCTCGTGGTGAAAGAGGAACACCTCAGGTTGTAGAGAGATGGGGTGATCCTGTTTCCTCCAAATGCGTGCTTGCTGCTTCCTTTGATGACCGTAAAAAAGACCCTGTATGTGTTgctcttcctttctttctttctctattaCTTTTTTGATCTGAAACTTGTAAATCTATGCCATTTTCTATGTTTTGATTtctgggtttttcttttctttttctttttttgcggAGTTAAAGTGTCATAGACTCGTAGCCATGCTTGTAATACATATGTGGTGGACATACTGATGTTGCATGCATTTATTAAACGTGGTATAAACACTGTCTTACTAGGGTGTAATTTTGTTTCTTGCAGTTATTGGCTGttgcaagaaaaaatagagaggtGAGTTAATTGTATTACATTCTGAATGTTGACGATGGAGTGCAGTTTAGTTTTTGGTTCTTGATGGTAGTTCTGGTGTCACTTGAGCGTTGCTTAGTTATGCTATAGTTAATGTAATACAGGTTGAAGTAGTCAACCCGCTTAATGGGGAAATTCATGTCATGTTATCTAATGTTGGTGAGGATGGTGTTCAACCAGAAGATGATGCTATTTCTGGTTTGCATTTATTCAGGAGAGAGAGGTCATCTGGGTAAGCTCTACCGTTTCTTTTTTCAGAGTAATAATTTGAAGTTTATGGTTATTTCTACTTATGACTACCAGCAGTTACTGAGCTTCGTTGTGTTGGTTATGTGCAGGTCATGTACTTTGCTTACATGTACATCAAAAGGAAATGCAAGCGTGAGGTCTATTGGGGTTGATAAATCGACTGCTGATAGTGCCAGTATTAGTGTAACAAAGACATGGAAAGTTTGTGGTTCTGGTAATGTCTTATGTTCTAAAGTGGATGGAAGTGAAAACTATGCGGTGTTTGGAGGGTGAGTACACCCATCTGTGTGACCATACCATATAGGATTTAGACTTGGAAACTTATGTTCATTAGTGGCATGGTggcttttttgttttccaaagcAGGAAAGGTGTTGATGTTAATCTATGGGACCTTGAGAATTCTACTAAAATTTGGACTGCCAAACCTGTGAGCCATGT belongs to Populus nigra chromosome 18, ddPopNigr1.1, whole genome shotgun sequence and includes:
- the LOC133678305 gene encoding uncharacterized protein LOC133678305 isoform X3, which translates into the protein MPRTTTLECPGCPPLRALTFDSLGLIKVIESRGERGTPQVVERWGDPVSSKCVLAASFDDRKKDPLLAVARKNREVEVVNPLNGEIHVMLSNVGEDGVQPEDDAISGLHLFRRERSSGSCTLLTCTSKGNASVRSIGVDKSTADSASISVTKTWKVCGSGNVLCSKVDGSENYAVFGGKGVDVNLWDLENSTKIWTAKPPPKNSLGIFTPAWFTCTTFLSNDDHHKFVAGTNSHQVHLYDISAQRRPVLSFDFRETAIKAVTEDQDGHTIYIGNGSGDLASFDMRTGKLLGCFIGKCSGSIRSIARHPELPVIASCGLDSYLRLWDIKTRQLLSAVFLKQHLTNVVFDSNFVDKGWFSLSLHSFG